The proteins below are encoded in one region of Carettochelys insculpta isolate YL-2023 chromosome 32, ASM3395843v1, whole genome shotgun sequence:
- the LOC142004666 gene encoding Fc receptor-like protein 5 isoform X4 — protein MALMFLLRLLASLQSLPRPVSPSGLLPAPTLTRIREYPVYAPGEKVDLSCQAPAGRYAKEYRFFSQRGQGSPIRVSQDEAVPQMLALPAEKGIVGSYTCAYRESNGQTFSENSSSVSVALAAPQLTVSPERLLYTTGESVNLTCSGAGVSDMSGVRFFRNGQSLPTQEFGLSPHSYRASIQLSVTEHPAEYSCEYNRSVNGKEFTSERSQKVLIAVKDPLSCPQLTTSPEQPVSITAETITLTCSAAGSPNISVMQFFWDGQKMPSKELPSPLDCYTRSLKLSIPQVLKYTCESWKTECGQDKLSNKREGEGTAHPDSALLIYILLAFGDDLLLGGVLATLIFYFRKNKRAKE, from the exons ATGGCGCTCATGTTTCTTCTGCGTCTGCTGG CCTCTCTCCAGAGTCTCCCCAGGCCGGTGTCCCCGTCAG GTCTCCTGCCGGCCCCTACACTAACACGAATCCGTGAGTACCCTGTGTATGCCCCAGGGGAGAAGGTTGATCTCTCCTGCCAAGCTCCTGCGGGGAGATATGCTAAAGAATACAGATTCTTCTctcagagagggcaggggagccccataAGGGTCTCACAGGATGAAGCTGTACCACAGATGCTGGCGCTCCCAGCGGAGAAGGGAATTGTTGGGTCCTACACCTGTGCGTACCGGGAATCCAATGGACAGACCTTCTCTGAGAACAGCAGCTCTGTTTCCGTAGCACTGGCAG CTCCTCAGCTCACCGTGTCCCCAGAGCGGCTTCTCTACACCACTGGGGAATCTGTGAATCTGACGTGCTCAGGTGCTGGGGTTTCCGACATGTCTGGGGTCCGGTTCTTCAGGAACGGACAGTCACTGCCAACCCAGGAATTCGGCCTGAGTCCCCACAGCTATAGAGCCTCCATCCAGCTGTCGGTCACGGAGCACCCTGCAGAGTACAGCTGTGAATACAATAGAAGTGTGAACGGGAAAGAGTTCACATCAGAGAGGAGCCAAAAGGTCCTCATTGCTGTGAAAG ATCCCCTGTCATGTCCCCAGCTCACCACgtccccagagcagcctgtcAGCATCACTGCAGAGACCATCACACTAACGTGCTCGGCTGCGGGGTCTCCAAACATATCTGTGATGCAGTTCTTCTGGGATGGCCAAAAGATGCCTTCCAAGGAGCTCCCCTCACCACTGGACTGTTACACCCGCTCCCTTAAGCTGAGTATACCACAGGTTCTAAAATACACCTGTGAATCCTGGAAGACGGAGTGTGGGCAAGATAAACTATCAaacaagagagagggagaagggacAG CTCATCCAGACTCTGCATTACTGATTTATATTCTGCTGGCTTTCGGAGATGACTTGCTTCTGGGTGGAGTCCTGGCCACTCTTATATTCTACTTCAGGAAGAATAAAAGAG
- the LOC142004666 gene encoding Fc receptor-like protein 5 isoform X2 yields the protein MALMFLLRLLASLQSLPRPVSPSGLLPAPTLTRIREYPVYAPGEKVDLSCQAPAGRYAKEYRFFSQRGQGSPIRVSQDEAVPQMLALPAEKGIVGSYTCAYRESNGQTFSENSSSVSVALAAPQLTVSPERLLYTTGESVNLTCSGAGVSDMSGVRFFRNGQSLPTQEFGLSPHSYRASIQLSVTEHPAEYSCEYNRSVNGKEFTSERSQKVLIAVKDPLSCPQLTTSPEQPVSITAETITLTCSAAGSPNISVMQFFWDGQKMPSKELPSPLDCYTRSLKLSIPQVLKYTCESWKTECGQDKLSNKREGEGTAHPDSALLIYILLAFGDDLLLGGVLATLIFYFRKNKRGSQSCLSRCDHHRLR from the exons ATGGCGCTCATGTTTCTTCTGCGTCTGCTGG CCTCTCTCCAGAGTCTCCCCAGGCCGGTGTCCCCGTCAG GTCTCCTGCCGGCCCCTACACTAACACGAATCCGTGAGTACCCTGTGTATGCCCCAGGGGAGAAGGTTGATCTCTCCTGCCAAGCTCCTGCGGGGAGATATGCTAAAGAATACAGATTCTTCTctcagagagggcaggggagccccataAGGGTCTCACAGGATGAAGCTGTACCACAGATGCTGGCGCTCCCAGCGGAGAAGGGAATTGTTGGGTCCTACACCTGTGCGTACCGGGAATCCAATGGACAGACCTTCTCTGAGAACAGCAGCTCTGTTTCCGTAGCACTGGCAG CTCCTCAGCTCACCGTGTCCCCAGAGCGGCTTCTCTACACCACTGGGGAATCTGTGAATCTGACGTGCTCAGGTGCTGGGGTTTCCGACATGTCTGGGGTCCGGTTCTTCAGGAACGGACAGTCACTGCCAACCCAGGAATTCGGCCTGAGTCCCCACAGCTATAGAGCCTCCATCCAGCTGTCGGTCACGGAGCACCCTGCAGAGTACAGCTGTGAATACAATAGAAGTGTGAACGGGAAAGAGTTCACATCAGAGAGGAGCCAAAAGGTCCTCATTGCTGTGAAAG ATCCCCTGTCATGTCCCCAGCTCACCACgtccccagagcagcctgtcAGCATCACTGCAGAGACCATCACACTAACGTGCTCGGCTGCGGGGTCTCCAAACATATCTGTGATGCAGTTCTTCTGGGATGGCCAAAAGATGCCTTCCAAGGAGCTCCCCTCACCACTGGACTGTTACACCCGCTCCCTTAAGCTGAGTATACCACAGGTTCTAAAATACACCTGTGAATCCTGGAAGACGGAGTGTGGGCAAGATAAACTATCAaacaagagagagggagaagggacAG CTCATCCAGACTCTGCATTACTGATTTATATTCTGCTGGCTTTCGGAGATGACTTGCTTCTGGGTGGAGTCCTGGCCACTCTTATATTCTACTTCAGGAAGAATAAAAGAG
- the LOC142004666 gene encoding uncharacterized protein LOC142004666 isoform X5 — protein sequence MALMFLLRLLASLQSLPRPVSPSGLLPAPTLTRIREYPVYAPGEKVDLSCQAPAGRYAKEYRFFSQRGQGSPIRVSQDEAVPQMLALPAEKGIVGSYTCAYRESNGQTFSENSSSVSVALAAPQLTVSPERLLYTTGESVNLTCSGAGVSDMSGVRFFRNGQSLPTQEFGLSPHSYRASIQLSVTEHPAEYSCEYNRSVNGKEFTSERSQKVLIAVKAHPDSALLIYILLAFGDDLLLGGVLATLIFYFRKNKRAYQVPQDPLLLLQIQTTPAILDS from the exons ATGGCGCTCATGTTTCTTCTGCGTCTGCTGG CCTCTCTCCAGAGTCTCCCCAGGCCGGTGTCCCCGTCAG GTCTCCTGCCGGCCCCTACACTAACACGAATCCGTGAGTACCCTGTGTATGCCCCAGGGGAGAAGGTTGATCTCTCCTGCCAAGCTCCTGCGGGGAGATATGCTAAAGAATACAGATTCTTCTctcagagagggcaggggagccccataAGGGTCTCACAGGATGAAGCTGTACCACAGATGCTGGCGCTCCCAGCGGAGAAGGGAATTGTTGGGTCCTACACCTGTGCGTACCGGGAATCCAATGGACAGACCTTCTCTGAGAACAGCAGCTCTGTTTCCGTAGCACTGGCAG CTCCTCAGCTCACCGTGTCCCCAGAGCGGCTTCTCTACACCACTGGGGAATCTGTGAATCTGACGTGCTCAGGTGCTGGGGTTTCCGACATGTCTGGGGTCCGGTTCTTCAGGAACGGACAGTCACTGCCAACCCAGGAATTCGGCCTGAGTCCCCACAGCTATAGAGCCTCCATCCAGCTGTCGGTCACGGAGCACCCTGCAGAGTACAGCTGTGAATACAATAGAAGTGTGAACGGGAAAGAGTTCACATCAGAGAGGAGCCAAAAGGTCCTCATTGCTGTGAAAG CTCATCCAGACTCTGCATTACTGATTTATATTCTGCTGGCTTTCGGAGATGACTTGCTTCTGGGTGGAGTCCTGGCCACTCTTATATTCTACTTCAGGAAGAATAAAAGAG cctatcaggtgccacaggaccctttgttgctgttacagatccagactacccCCGCGATACTTGACTCCTAA
- the LOC142004666 gene encoding uncharacterized protein LOC142004666 isoform X6 yields MALMFLLRLLASLQSLPRPVSPSAPQLTVSPERLLYTTGESVNLTCSGAGVSDMSGVRFFRNGQSLPTQEFGLSPHSYRASIQLSVTEHPAEYSCEYNRSVNGKEFTSERSQKVLIAVKDPLSCPQLTTSPEQPVSITAETITLTCSAAGSPNISVMQFFWDGQKMPSKELPSPLDCYTRSLKLSIPQVLKYTCESWKTECGQDKLSNKREGEGTAHPDSALLIYILLAFGDDLLLGGVLATLIFYFRKNKRAYQVPQDPLLLLQIQTTPAILDS; encoded by the exons ATGGCGCTCATGTTTCTTCTGCGTCTGCTGG CCTCTCTCCAGAGTCTCCCCAGGCCGGTGTCCCCGTCAG CTCCTCAGCTCACCGTGTCCCCAGAGCGGCTTCTCTACACCACTGGGGAATCTGTGAATCTGACGTGCTCAGGTGCTGGGGTTTCCGACATGTCTGGGGTCCGGTTCTTCAGGAACGGACAGTCACTGCCAACCCAGGAATTCGGCCTGAGTCCCCACAGCTATAGAGCCTCCATCCAGCTGTCGGTCACGGAGCACCCTGCAGAGTACAGCTGTGAATACAATAGAAGTGTGAACGGGAAAGAGTTCACATCAGAGAGGAGCCAAAAGGTCCTCATTGCTGTGAAAG ATCCCCTGTCATGTCCCCAGCTCACCACgtccccagagcagcctgtcAGCATCACTGCAGAGACCATCACACTAACGTGCTCGGCTGCGGGGTCTCCAAACATATCTGTGATGCAGTTCTTCTGGGATGGCCAAAAGATGCCTTCCAAGGAGCTCCCCTCACCACTGGACTGTTACACCCGCTCCCTTAAGCTGAGTATACCACAGGTTCTAAAATACACCTGTGAATCCTGGAAGACGGAGTGTGGGCAAGATAAACTATCAaacaagagagagggagaagggacAG CTCATCCAGACTCTGCATTACTGATTTATATTCTGCTGGCTTTCGGAGATGACTTGCTTCTGGGTGGAGTCCTGGCCACTCTTATATTCTACTTCAGGAAGAATAAAAGAG cctatcaggtgccacaggaccctttgttgctgttacagatccagactacccCCGCGATACTTGACTCCTAA
- the LOC142004666 gene encoding Fc receptor-like protein 5 isoform X1 — MALMFLLRLLASLQSLPRPVSPSGLLPAPTLTRIREYPVYAPGEKVDLSCQAPAGRYAKEYRFFSQRGQGSPIRVSQDEAVPQMLALPAEKGIVGSYTCAYRESNGQTFSENSSSVSVALAAPQLTVSPERLLYTTGESVNLTCSGAGVSDMSGVRFFRNGQSLPTQEFGLSPHSYRASIQLSVTEHPAEYSCEYNRSVNGKEFTSERSQKVLIAVKDPLSCPQLTTSPEQPVSITAETITLTCSAAGSPNISVMQFFWDGQKMPSKELPSPLDCYTRSLKLSIPQVLKYTCESWKTECGQDKLSNKREGEGTAHPDSALLIYILLAFGDDLLLGGVLATLIFYFRKNKRAYQVPQDPLLLLQIQTTPAILDS, encoded by the exons ATGGCGCTCATGTTTCTTCTGCGTCTGCTGG CCTCTCTCCAGAGTCTCCCCAGGCCGGTGTCCCCGTCAG GTCTCCTGCCGGCCCCTACACTAACACGAATCCGTGAGTACCCTGTGTATGCCCCAGGGGAGAAGGTTGATCTCTCCTGCCAAGCTCCTGCGGGGAGATATGCTAAAGAATACAGATTCTTCTctcagagagggcaggggagccccataAGGGTCTCACAGGATGAAGCTGTACCACAGATGCTGGCGCTCCCAGCGGAGAAGGGAATTGTTGGGTCCTACACCTGTGCGTACCGGGAATCCAATGGACAGACCTTCTCTGAGAACAGCAGCTCTGTTTCCGTAGCACTGGCAG CTCCTCAGCTCACCGTGTCCCCAGAGCGGCTTCTCTACACCACTGGGGAATCTGTGAATCTGACGTGCTCAGGTGCTGGGGTTTCCGACATGTCTGGGGTCCGGTTCTTCAGGAACGGACAGTCACTGCCAACCCAGGAATTCGGCCTGAGTCCCCACAGCTATAGAGCCTCCATCCAGCTGTCGGTCACGGAGCACCCTGCAGAGTACAGCTGTGAATACAATAGAAGTGTGAACGGGAAAGAGTTCACATCAGAGAGGAGCCAAAAGGTCCTCATTGCTGTGAAAG ATCCCCTGTCATGTCCCCAGCTCACCACgtccccagagcagcctgtcAGCATCACTGCAGAGACCATCACACTAACGTGCTCGGCTGCGGGGTCTCCAAACATATCTGTGATGCAGTTCTTCTGGGATGGCCAAAAGATGCCTTCCAAGGAGCTCCCCTCACCACTGGACTGTTACACCCGCTCCCTTAAGCTGAGTATACCACAGGTTCTAAAATACACCTGTGAATCCTGGAAGACGGAGTGTGGGCAAGATAAACTATCAaacaagagagagggagaagggacAG CTCATCCAGACTCTGCATTACTGATTTATATTCTGCTGGCTTTCGGAGATGACTTGCTTCTGGGTGGAGTCCTGGCCACTCTTATATTCTACTTCAGGAAGAATAAAAGAG cctatcaggtgccacaggaccctttgttgctgttacagatccagactacccCCGCGATACTTGACTCCTAA
- the LOC142004666 gene encoding Fc receptor-like protein 5 isoform X3, producing the protein MALMFLLRLLASLQSLPRPVSPSGLLPAPTLTRIREYPVYAPGEKVDLSCQAPAGRYAKEYRFFSQRGQGSPIRVSQDEAVPQMLALPAEKGIVGSYTCAYRESNGQTFSENSSSVSVALAAPQLTVSPERLLYTTGESVNLTCSGAGVSDMSGVRFFRNGQSLPTQEFGLSPHSYRASIQLSVTEHPAEYSCEYNRSVNGKEFTSERSQKVLIAVKDPLSCPQLTTSPEQPVSITAETITLTCSAAGSPNISVMQFFWDGQKMPSKELPSPLDCYTRSLKLSIPQVLKYTCESWKTECGQDKLSNKREGEGTAHPDSALLIYILLAFGDDLLLGGVLATLIFYFRKNKRAKE; encoded by the exons ATGGCGCTCATGTTTCTTCTGCGTCTGCTGG CCTCTCTCCAGAGTCTCCCCAGGCCGGTGTCCCCGTCAG GTCTCCTGCCGGCCCCTACACTAACACGAATCCGTGAGTACCCTGTGTATGCCCCAGGGGAGAAGGTTGATCTCTCCTGCCAAGCTCCTGCGGGGAGATATGCTAAAGAATACAGATTCTTCTctcagagagggcaggggagccccataAGGGTCTCACAGGATGAAGCTGTACCACAGATGCTGGCGCTCCCAGCGGAGAAGGGAATTGTTGGGTCCTACACCTGTGCGTACCGGGAATCCAATGGACAGACCTTCTCTGAGAACAGCAGCTCTGTTTCCGTAGCACTGGCAG CTCCTCAGCTCACCGTGTCCCCAGAGCGGCTTCTCTACACCACTGGGGAATCTGTGAATCTGACGTGCTCAGGTGCTGGGGTTTCCGACATGTCTGGGGTCCGGTTCTTCAGGAACGGACAGTCACTGCCAACCCAGGAATTCGGCCTGAGTCCCCACAGCTATAGAGCCTCCATCCAGCTGTCGGTCACGGAGCACCCTGCAGAGTACAGCTGTGAATACAATAGAAGTGTGAACGGGAAAGAGTTCACATCAGAGAGGAGCCAAAAGGTCCTCATTGCTGTGAAAG ATCCCCTGTCATGTCCCCAGCTCACCACgtccccagagcagcctgtcAGCATCACTGCAGAGACCATCACACTAACGTGCTCGGCTGCGGGGTCTCCAAACATATCTGTGATGCAGTTCTTCTGGGATGGCCAAAAGATGCCTTCCAAGGAGCTCCCCTCACCACTGGACTGTTACACCCGCTCCCTTAAGCTGAGTATACCACAGGTTCTAAAATACACCTGTGAATCCTGGAAGACGGAGTGTGGGCAAGATAAACTATCAaacaagagagagggagaagggacAG CTCATCCAGACTCTGCATTACTGATTTATATTCTGCTGGCTTTCGGAGATGACTTGCTTCTGGGTGGAGTCCTGGCCACTCTTATATTCTACTTCAGGAAGAATAAAAGAG CAAAAGAATAA